A genomic stretch from uncultured Cohaesibacter sp. includes:
- a CDS encoding N-acetyltransferase, giving the protein MQPQISIRKAVRADFPAIARLQAESWAVAYRSSLPPHYIKERLHADIADHWKRYKPGERDLVLLAIDGETGALAGFISILCRPPPFIDSLHCQPSRTGLGIGSTLLCTAFRQLAERGEQSASLSVVVGNDGARRFYLRHGAQEGPKRRENLFGYPVDVEYLRWETLKSNKLAF; this is encoded by the coding sequence ATGCAGCCACAGATCTCGATCCGCAAAGCCGTCCGCGCTGACTTTCCGGCCATAGCCAGACTGCAGGCTGAGAGCTGGGCTGTAGCTTATCGCTCGTCCCTGCCCCCTCACTATATAAAAGAACGCCTCCACGCAGATATCGCCGACCATTGGAAGAGGTACAAACCGGGCGAGCGGGATCTGGTGTTGCTGGCCATTGACGGGGAAACTGGTGCACTGGCCGGCTTTATCTCCATATTGTGCCGCCCTCCCCCCTTTATCGATAGTCTTCATTGCCAGCCATCTCGCACCGGCCTTGGTATCGGCTCGACGCTTCTGTGTACCGCGTTCAGACAATTGGCAGAGCGTGGCGAGCAGTCCGCCAGCCTTTCTGTCGTGGTTGGCAATGATGGAGCACGACGGTTTTATCTGCGCCACGGAGCGCAGGAAGGCCCAAAGCGGCGCGAAAACCTGTTTGGTTATCCGGTGGATGTGGAATATCTGAGGTGGGAAACGCTTAAATCGAATAAACTGGCATTTTGA
- a CDS encoding PAS domain-containing protein: MSVEQSVTGVERFFGDDDIIVSKTDLSGRLTYANKIFLDISGYKEKEVLGKPHNLIRHPYMPRTIFKLLWDSIESGHEIFAYVNNRCKNGDHYWVYAHVTPSWNNEGKVSGFHSNRRVPDAEILKQHVIPLYEKIRTAEKSVTNRKDGLKAGMQVIDSLLAEKGLEYDEFIATLGQKKRRGFR; this comes from the coding sequence ATGTCTGTTGAGCAGTCGGTAACTGGTGTAGAGAGATTCTTCGGTGATGACGACATCATCGTCAGCAAGACCGATTTATCGGGGCGCCTGACTTACGCAAACAAGATATTCCTTGATATCTCCGGATATAAGGAAAAAGAAGTTCTGGGCAAACCACACAATCTGATCCGCCATCCCTATATGCCGAGAACCATCTTTAAGCTTCTCTGGGATTCCATTGAGAGCGGTCATGAGATCTTCGCCTACGTCAACAATCGCTGCAAAAATGGCGACCATTATTGGGTATATGCCCATGTGACGCCGAGCTGGAACAATGAAGGCAAGGTCAGCGGGTTTCATTCCAATCGGCGAGTACCCGATGCGGAGATTCTCAAGCAGCACGTCATCCCCCTTTATGAAAAGATCCGCACCGCCGAGAAATCTGTCACCAACCGAAAGGACGGGTTGAAGGCAGGTATGCAGGTCATCGACTCACTCTTGGCTGAAAAGGGCCTTGAATATGATGAGTTTATCGCAACTTTGGGGCAAAAAAAGAGGCGGGGCTTTCGCTGA
- a CDS encoding flavodoxin family protein — protein sequence MTDVREASVVVLYHSGYGHTEAVAKSVAKGAEAVEGVSVTQIKADDENLSWEALAEADAIIFGSPTYMGSVSAQFKTFMDASSKVWASMGWKDKLAGGFTCSASQSGDKLNTLIQLTVFAAQHGMQWISTGTLPGNNSSQGSIEDVNRLGSTLGLMAQANADQGADVAPPATDHRTAELYGTRIAEAAKRWNGLA from the coding sequence ATGACTGATGTCCGCGAAGCGTCCGTCGTCGTCTTGTATCATAGTGGATACGGACATACTGAAGCAGTAGCCAAATCTGTTGCCAAGGGTGCTGAAGCTGTTGAAGGCGTGTCTGTCACCCAGATCAAGGCTGATGATGAAAATCTCAGCTGGGAAGCTCTGGCCGAAGCGGATGCCATCATTTTTGGTAGCCCGACCTACATGGGGTCTGTTTCCGCGCAATTCAAAACCTTCATGGATGCAAGCTCCAAGGTTTGGGCCTCCATGGGATGGAAAGACAAGCTGGCTGGCGGCTTTACCTGCTCAGCATCGCAGTCTGGCGACAAGCTCAACACGCTGATCCAGCTCACTGTGTTTGCTGCCCAGCATGGCATGCAGTGGATTTCCACCGGCACGCTTCCAGGCAACAACAGCTCTCAGGGGTCTATCGAAGATGTGAACCGTCTCGGCTCCACTCTTGGGCTGATGGCGCAGGCCAACGCAGACCAGGGCGCTGATGTTGCTCCTCCGGCAACCGACCACCGCACAGCCGAGCTTTATGGCACACGCATCGCCGAAGCCGCAAAGCGCTGGAATGGCCTTGCTTGA
- a CDS encoding MBL fold metallo-hydrolase — translation MAELEFDRDFSPTYGKAEELAPNVRRVTCNNPGPFTFTGTNSYIVGHGRLAIIDPGPADRDHIDALMRATEGETITHILVTHPHADHSPGARLLKERCGAPVYAEGIHRPTRPLHSDEANPLDAEGDADLEIDHFLVDGDLIEGDGWALEAVHTPGHTVNHLCFGFTNGSGLFCGDHAMAWSTSIVAPPDGSMASYMRSIEKLLQRQDQVYWPGHGGVISDPRAFLAGLKAHREKREQALIAHLEAGEKSIPEMVATVYRDVDPSLHDAAALSMFAQMEYLVARGIVRCLDEAPTLEARYQLEKAGETE, via the coding sequence ATGGCAGAACTCGAGTTCGACAGGGATTTCTCCCCCACTTACGGCAAAGCCGAAGAGCTTGCCCCCAATGTCCGGCGCGTGACATGCAACAATCCCGGTCCTTTCACTTTTACAGGCACCAACAGCTATATTGTTGGCCACGGGCGCCTCGCGATTATCGATCCGGGCCCAGCCGACCGAGATCATATCGACGCCTTGATGCGCGCCACCGAGGGAGAGACAATTACGCATATTCTGGTCACGCACCCCCATGCGGATCATTCTCCCGGAGCGAGGCTCCTTAAAGAGCGATGTGGTGCACCGGTCTATGCAGAGGGGATTCACCGCCCTACGCGCCCTCTTCACAGCGATGAAGCCAATCCGCTGGATGCGGAAGGGGATGCAGATCTGGAAATCGATCATTTTCTGGTCGATGGAGACCTTATAGAAGGAGATGGCTGGGCTTTGGAGGCGGTGCACACGCCGGGTCACACAGTCAATCATCTTTGTTTTGGATTTACCAACGGCAGCGGCCTGTTTTGCGGCGATCATGCCATGGCGTGGTCGACATCAATCGTTGCTCCGCCAGATGGGTCGATGGCGTCCTACATGCGCAGCATCGAAAAGCTTTTGCAGCGGCAGGATCAGGTTTACTGGCCCGGCCATGGCGGCGTGATTTCCGATCCACGCGCGTTCCTTGCCGGGCTCAAAGCCCACAGAGAGAAGCGCGAACAAGCCCTCATTGCACACCTTGAAGCAGGAGAGAAATCGATTCCGGAGATGGTTGCCACAGTTTACAGGGATGTCGATCCATCCTTGCATGATGCGGCAGCGCTCTCCATGTTTGCTCAAATGGAATATCTCGTGGCACGGGGCATCGTGCGGTGTCTTGACGAGGCTCCAACCCTTGAGGCCCGGTATCAATTGGAAAAGGCAGGCGAGACAGAGTAA
- a CDS encoding EAL domain-containing protein, producing MARVPQKASSKEVFSASDVMSLSIPLWVLDMESLRLLWANDSARKLWQAESTEELLNRDLSPDISTAVVERLKQYLEASQKSGQSFREVWTLYPEGKPCPYHIHICAHKLPDGRFGLRFEATADVNRVPEQIRSAEALNHIPVCISLFNMGGQSLYKNPAALGTYGDASLDMRGRFVKKSDYDRFLRNIKKGRSISKICEVKTKEGKRWHEITCMTCFDGQSGQPAFILTESDVTELKEKESRVRYLAHYDMLTGLHNRNYVNSHYPDMIESAYRNDQRLVFMVIGLDHFKSINETLGHPSGDALLKHVASLLQLSLSETEQIARLGGDEFVIVKPYASTSDLDNRCQMILASINAECRVGDHILSANASIGLALFPEHGKDLPTLLRHCDLALHEAKDSGRNTYRFYRPALQHAALAKRALEKDLARAVEKQEFCLYYQPRVDCLTHKVVSAEALMRWQHPEKGLVFPGEFIGALEDTGLIHRAGDWIADRAGRDQRKLAGMGYDIPISINISPKQFERTDFVNRLTAGLAKTGCPTDRLEIEITESMLMGVGFDAKAILLDLCRAGFSIAVDDFGTGYSNLAYIQDYPISSLKVDRSFVNMIEDQSSVINLILSLCRLIGISAVAEGVETIDQLSWLRMNHCDQYQGYLYSRPVPLTSLIELLTSRHQHKMRTRLPETLDAEVIWA from the coding sequence ATGGCTCGTGTCCCCCAGAAAGCAAGCAGCAAAGAAGTATTCAGTGCGTCAGATGTCATGTCACTGTCGATACCTTTGTGGGTTCTAGATATGGAAAGCCTGCGTCTTCTTTGGGCAAACGATTCCGCTCGTAAGCTTTGGCAGGCAGAAAGCACCGAAGAGCTTCTCAACCGGGATCTGAGCCCTGATATCAGCACCGCCGTTGTCGAGCGCCTGAAACAATATCTGGAAGCCTCTCAGAAATCCGGCCAATCCTTTCGTGAAGTTTGGACGCTCTACCCGGAAGGCAAACCCTGCCCCTACCACATTCACATCTGCGCCCATAAGTTGCCCGACGGGCGGTTTGGTCTGCGCTTTGAAGCCACTGCGGATGTAAACCGCGTACCAGAGCAGATTCGAAGTGCGGAAGCGCTCAACCATATTCCGGTTTGCATCTCGCTCTTCAATATGGGCGGGCAGTCTCTTTACAAGAATCCTGCAGCCCTTGGGACCTATGGGGACGCTTCGCTGGACATGCGCGGACGCTTTGTAAAAAAATCGGATTATGACCGTTTTCTCCGCAATATCAAAAAGGGCCGATCTATCTCCAAGATATGCGAAGTCAAGACCAAGGAGGGGAAACGGTGGCACGAAATCACCTGCATGACCTGCTTTGATGGCCAGTCGGGACAACCAGCTTTCATTCTCACAGAATCCGACGTGACGGAGCTGAAGGAAAAGGAAAGCCGCGTTCGCTATCTTGCCCACTATGACATGCTGACCGGTTTGCATAACCGCAACTATGTCAATTCGCACTATCCCGATATGATTGAAAGCGCGTATCGCAACGATCAGCGCCTCGTCTTCATGGTTATCGGCCTCGATCATTTCAAATCGATCAATGAAACTCTGGGGCATCCATCGGGCGATGCCCTGCTGAAGCATGTCGCATCCCTGCTTCAGCTCTCCTTGAGCGAGACCGAGCAGATCGCTCGTCTTGGCGGTGATGAGTTTGTGATCGTCAAGCCCTATGCGTCTACCTCCGACCTTGACAATCGTTGCCAGATGATTCTGGCCTCCATTAATGCTGAATGCCGCGTGGGGGACCATATTCTGAGCGCCAATGCGAGTATCGGTCTCGCCCTGTTTCCTGAACATGGCAAGGATCTACCTACGCTTCTGCGCCATTGTGATCTTGCCCTGCATGAAGCCAAGGACAGCGGGCGCAACACCTATCGTTTCTATCGCCCGGCCTTGCAGCACGCCGCTCTTGCCAAGCGTGCGCTTGAGAAGGACCTCGCACGCGCTGTCGAAAAGCAGGAATTCTGTCTCTATTATCAGCCGCGGGTTGATTGCCTGACCCACAAAGTCGTCAGTGCAGAAGCGCTCATGCGCTGGCAGCATCCGGAAAAAGGTCTGGTATTCCCCGGTGAATTCATCGGTGCATTGGAAGACACGGGTCTCATCCATCGAGCTGGCGACTGGATTGCCGATCGTGCGGGACGAGACCAAAGGAAACTGGCAGGGATGGGGTATGACATCCCCATATCCATCAATATCTCGCCCAAACAGTTCGAACGGACTGATTTCGTCAATCGTCTGACCGCAGGCCTGGCCAAAACAGGGTGCCCCACCGACAGGCTGGAAATAGAAATCACTGAAAGCATGCTCATGGGTGTCGGATTTGACGCAAAGGCTATTCTGCTGGATCTGTGCCGCGCAGGCTTTTCCATTGCTGTCGATGATTTTGGCACAGGCTATTCCAACCTTGCCTATATTCAGGACTATCCGATTTCCAGCCTCAAGGTGGATCGCTCCTTCGTCAACATGATCGAAGACCAGAGCTCGGTGATCAACCTGATCCTGTCCCTCTGCCGTCTGATCGGTATTTCTGCCGTTGCAGAAGGCGTGGAGACGATCGATCAGCTGTCCTGGCTGCGCATGAACCATTGCGATCAGTATCAAGGCTATCTCTATTCCCGTCCGGTTCCTCTGACATCTCTTATCGAGCTGCTAACATCGCGGCATCAGCACAAGATGCGGACCCGCTTGCCGGAAACTTTGGATGCAGAGGTTATCTGGGCCTGA
- a CDS encoding DUF1499 domain-containing protein: MTGIYKFKSSRLALWALWFARLSIPVAILSFLLMRFGGLHPSIALYCFAASVCLALLSILSSWAAFQAIWFDGVKGGRALWGAFLRSLVVLLPALVFAYFYFTLPPFSDLSTNPLDPPEFVAAWQMRGDSDNVLSVASLDMRERQALAYPALKSHTYAQSVALMQLAIADELAKKKWQILRAQEQTEEDGSAYYEAFTRSVFTGLRYVVSIRLSPFGEEETRLDMRSASLWGARDFGINARRILGFIEGVESRLGTNVQRYELKLEEIERLRRLQRGPIPRPKPENLTRSATG; this comes from the coding sequence ATGACAGGAATTTACAAATTCAAATCGTCCAGGCTTGCTCTTTGGGCGCTCTGGTTCGCCAGGCTCTCCATTCCCGTGGCTATCCTGTCCTTTCTGCTCATGCGGTTTGGCGGCTTGCACCCCTCTATCGCCCTTTATTGTTTTGCAGCCTCGGTGTGTCTGGCGTTGTTGTCCATTCTGAGCAGCTGGGCGGCCTTTCAAGCCATCTGGTTTGATGGCGTAAAGGGGGGACGAGCACTGTGGGGCGCTTTCCTGCGCAGTCTCGTGGTTCTGCTGCCCGCGCTGGTATTTGCCTATTTCTATTTCACACTGCCGCCTTTTTCCGATCTCTCGACCAATCCGCTCGATCCACCCGAATTCGTCGCCGCCTGGCAGATGCGGGGCGATTCCGACAATGTCTTGTCTGTGGCCTCGCTGGATATGCGGGAGCGGCAGGCTCTGGCCTATCCCGCTCTGAAAAGCCACACTTACGCCCAGTCGGTCGCGCTCATGCAATTGGCCATTGCCGATGAATTGGCAAAGAAGAAATGGCAGATATTGCGCGCTCAAGAACAGACCGAAGAGGACGGCAGCGCCTATTATGAAGCCTTTACACGGTCTGTTTTTACCGGTTTGCGCTATGTCGTGAGCATACGCCTTAGCCCCTTTGGCGAGGAAGAAACAAGGCTCGATATGCGCTCGGCCTCGCTTTGGGGCGCGCGCGATTTTGGTATCAATGCGCGTAGAATTCTGGGCTTTATCGAAGGCGTAGAAAGCCGTTTGGGCACCAACGTGCAGCGCTATGAACTAAAGCTGGAAGAAATCGAGCGGTTGCGCCGCCTGCAGAGAGGCCCGATTCCGCGTCCCAAACCGGAAAATCTTACCCGCAGCGCCACAGGCTAG
- a CDS encoding LysR family transcriptional regulator yields the protein MIKLIHEHRSVTEAARLLGVTQSSVSHSLDRLRNMLGDPLFLKVGRAMVPTERVETMMGDIDSVLKGIEALYSQSVFDPQNSSDRFSIVCNDYEHDLLVPAIFERLKQEAPHCSLKTYQLNMAIRNPLEKGFTDLELCPSAPQDSTDLVVSKLCGDRMLTYYDPAVRDAPENLADFCSAEHAILSWDTNENTSVDKALAELGRSRNVSYLGPNFSSVAMVVRGTNMLATAPSRLADSIFRGLAWVNTPLELAPSEFFMVWHIRNRHSPRHKWFRELIKTVARDLPQTSEACQKALMRIKEENEAKLEADAKAKPQSPRSSSDAFA from the coding sequence ATGATCAAACTGATCCACGAGCACCGCTCTGTTACAGAAGCGGCCAGACTGCTGGGTGTCACCCAGTCTTCGGTGAGCCACTCCCTTGACCGACTGCGCAACATGCTGGGCGATCCGCTGTTTCTGAAGGTGGGTCGCGCCATGGTGCCAACCGAACGGGTCGAGACGATGATGGGCGATATCGACTCGGTTCTAAAGGGAATCGAAGCTCTCTATAGTCAGTCTGTCTTCGATCCCCAGAATTCCAGCGACCGTTTCTCTATTGTCTGCAACGATTATGAGCATGATTTGCTCGTGCCGGCTATTTTCGAGCGGCTCAAGCAGGAAGCACCACACTGTTCGCTCAAGACGTACCAGTTGAACATGGCCATCCGGAATCCTCTCGAAAAGGGATTTACGGATCTGGAGCTTTGCCCCTCTGCGCCGCAAGATTCGACAGATCTGGTTGTCAGCAAACTCTGCGGCGATCGTATGCTGACCTATTACGACCCGGCGGTGCGGGATGCGCCTGAAAATCTCGCTGATTTTTGCAGTGCAGAGCACGCAATCCTCTCCTGGGATACGAATGAAAACACATCGGTAGACAAGGCGCTTGCCGAATTGGGCCGCTCACGCAATGTGTCCTATCTGGGGCCGAATTTTTCTTCTGTTGCCATGGTTGTGCGCGGCACCAATATGCTGGCTACGGCCCCTTCGCGTTTGGCAGATTCAATTTTCCGCGGCCTTGCATGGGTGAATACCCCTCTTGAGTTGGCCCCGAGTGAGTTTTTCATGGTCTGGCATATTCGCAATCGCCATTCGCCCCGCCATAAATGGTTCCGCGAATTGATCAAGACAGTTGCTCGCGATTTGCCGCAAACAAGCGAAGCCTGTCAAAAGGCACTCATGCGCATCAAGGAAGAGAATGAAGCCAAGCTGGAAGCGGATGCAAAAGCGAAACCCCAGTCCCCCCGCTCTTCGTCCGATGCATTTGCATAG
- a CDS encoding ABC transporter substrate-binding protein encodes MKLKMTILATLMAATSLSAANAADLRMSWWGGNSRHEATQEALKYCGEKLGHTIAPEFTSWNGHLAKITVQLAGGTEADIMQINWPWLPLFSKNGTGFADLNDYKDIIDLSQWSESELAATSVKGHLQGLPLSITGRVPWFNKTTYDKAGLPLPKTWDDLLAAAKVFQEKLGDGYYPYEATGLTSHGLDARGLIRAYIVQKKGVTMIDPDTLALNFTKEDFIDGLNLYKTFSDEKVIVPWKTVAAAGANVPLHEDPNWADGHIAGTYQWDTTYHKIADPLKEGQELVPAPILKNADATNDGVFRKPSMLFSISKNSKNPKAAAEVINCLLTDDGAADILGTTRGIPASKVAFKHLMDKGAIEPILLKAHNLVLEASGPAISAYFDNPKVEEAFGDAIEMFAYGELTAEEAADEIVMGINEALEKDRK; translated from the coding sequence GTGAAACTGAAGATGACGATTCTGGCTACACTTATGGCCGCTACCAGCCTTTCTGCTGCAAATGCAGCTGACTTGCGCATGTCCTGGTGGGGTGGCAACAGCCGCCACGAGGCCACGCAGGAGGCCCTGAAATATTGTGGCGAAAAGCTGGGACATACCATTGCCCCGGAATTCACCAGCTGGAACGGTCATCTGGCCAAGATCACCGTGCAGCTCGCAGGCGGCACAGAAGCCGACATCATGCAGATCAACTGGCCCTGGCTGCCCTTGTTCAGCAAGAATGGCACCGGCTTTGCCGATCTGAATGACTATAAAGACATCATTGATCTTTCCCAGTGGTCAGAAAGCGAATTGGCAGCCACCTCCGTGAAAGGGCATTTGCAAGGCCTGCCCCTGTCCATTACCGGGCGTGTGCCATGGTTCAACAAAACCACCTATGACAAAGCCGGTCTGCCTCTGCCAAAAACCTGGGACGACCTGCTGGCTGCCGCCAAGGTCTTTCAGGAAAAGCTGGGCGATGGCTACTATCCCTATGAAGCAACCGGTCTGACCTCCCATGGTCTGGACGCCCGAGGCCTGATCCGCGCCTATATTGTTCAGAAGAAGGGCGTCACCATGATCGACCCAGACACTCTGGCGCTGAACTTCACCAAGGAAGATTTCATCGACGGGTTGAATCTTTACAAGACATTCTCCGATGAAAAAGTCATCGTGCCTTGGAAGACTGTGGCAGCTGCCGGAGCGAATGTGCCGCTACACGAAGACCCGAACTGGGCTGACGGCCATATCGCCGGTACCTATCAGTGGGACACGACCTACCACAAGATTGCGGACCCGTTGAAGGAAGGCCAAGAGCTTGTTCCGGCCCCGATCCTGAAGAATGCAGACGCCACCAACGACGGCGTCTTCCGCAAACCGTCCATGCTCTTTTCGATTTCCAAAAACTCGAAAAATCCGAAAGCTGCGGCTGAAGTAATCAACTGCCTGCTGACCGATGATGGAGCAGCCGACATTCTGGGCACCACGCGCGGTATCCCGGCCTCCAAGGTCGCCTTCAAACACCTGATGGACAAGGGCGCGATCGAGCCGATCCTTCTCAAAGCACATAATCTGGTTCTGGAAGCCTCGGGCCCAGCCATTTCTGCTTACTTTGACAACCCGAAAGTGGAAGAAGCCTTTGGGGATGCCATCGAAATGTTCGCCTATGGCGAGCTGACCGCCGAAGAAGCGGCGGATGAAATCGTCATGGGCATCAACGAGGCCCTTGAAAAAGACAGAAAATAG
- a CDS encoding acyl-homoserine-lactone synthase, which produces MFVTIEAHEYHKYPTLMDRMFKLRKEVFSDQLGWDVSVDGDYERDIYDQKMPAYLVWCDDDRKELYGSMRLMPTTGPTLLYDVFRRTFPNEVSLSAPGVWEGTRMCIDQEAINAVYPTIEAGRAFSLLFLALCECALDHGIHTMVSNYEPQMKLVYRRAGVKVQELGRADGYGKRPVCCGVFEVSEPVLETMRTKLAVSSTLYHKNGIFNDPQEIAA; this is translated from the coding sequence ATGTTTGTGACAATTGAAGCGCATGAATATCATAAATATCCGACTTTAATGGACCGCATGTTCAAGCTGCGCAAAGAGGTTTTCTCTGATCAGCTCGGCTGGGATGTTTCTGTCGATGGCGACTATGAGCGCGATATATATGATCAAAAAATGCCAGCATATCTGGTTTGGTGCGACGATGATCGTAAAGAGCTATATGGCTCTATGCGTCTGATGCCGACAACCGGCCCCACTCTTCTTTATGACGTTTTCAGAAGAACATTTCCCAATGAAGTCTCCCTGTCTGCCCCCGGTGTCTGGGAAGGCACCCGTATGTGTATCGACCAGGAAGCTATCAATGCAGTTTACCCTACGATAGAAGCCGGTCGTGCCTTCAGCCTGCTCTTTCTGGCATTGTGCGAATGTGCGCTTGACCATGGCATACACACCATGGTGTCGAATTACGAACCGCAAATGAAGCTTGTCTACCGCCGTGCAGGCGTGAAGGTTCAGGAATTGGGACGCGCAGACGGATATGGCAAACGGCCTGTTTGCTGCGGTGTGTTTGAAGTGTCCGAGCCTGTTTTGGAAACGATGCGGACCAAACTGGCGGTCTCATCTACGCTTTACCACAAAAACGGGATCTTCAACGACCCTCAGGAAATCGCGGCTTAG
- a CDS encoding HAMP domain-containing methyl-accepting chemotaxis protein, translated as MVFVKKSASIRKAMEVCKAVADGDFSVRITDIDDRGEMGQLMHAINQMIDRSDAYIRESKACLDYVARNQHFRLIAEKGMVGDFKRAAESINRATWKIKQRHDQFDEMGTRFENELDHIVESMTDMISNLQGASKKVSSASHGAQEQSLIVASGAEQASANMQSVSVAVEQLTDAIAEINSQVVNSSGIARQSVEKSYDMSGEISSLATASQQISEVVSLISDIAAQTNLLALNATIEAARAGEAGKGFAIVAQEVKNLSAQTAEATEQISGQINGLQQATERAVRANDDISKTIEQVSEISTAIAAAVEQQSAATREISANIEEAAVGTQDVSRGVSEVKEATTVTEDTAKEVLAVSENLVQQEGSLASLREELVRFMGEVRKVG; from the coding sequence ATGGTTTTTGTTAAGAAGTCCGCTTCCATCAGAAAGGCGATGGAAGTGTGTAAGGCAGTCGCAGATGGCGATTTTTCCGTTCGTATCACCGATATTGATGATAGGGGCGAAATGGGCCAGCTGATGCATGCGATCAATCAGATGATCGATCGCTCCGATGCCTACATCCGAGAATCGAAAGCCTGTCTGGACTATGTGGCACGCAACCAGCATTTCCGCCTGATCGCGGAAAAAGGCATGGTTGGTGATTTCAAGCGTGCCGCAGAAAGCATCAACCGCGCTACATGGAAAATCAAGCAACGCCACGATCAGTTCGATGAAATGGGAACCAGATTCGAGAATGAGCTGGATCACATAGTCGAGAGCATGACCGACATGATCTCCAACCTTCAGGGCGCGTCCAAGAAAGTATCCTCAGCCTCTCATGGGGCGCAAGAACAGTCCTTGATTGTGGCGTCCGGCGCTGAGCAGGCGTCCGCGAACATGCAGTCTGTTTCCGTAGCTGTCGAGCAGCTCACAGACGCCATTGCGGAAATCAACTCTCAGGTGGTCAACAGCAGTGGCATAGCGCGTCAGTCCGTTGAAAAGTCGTATGATATGAGTGGCGAGATTTCCAGTCTGGCAACTGCATCGCAGCAAATCAGCGAGGTGGTTTCTCTTATTTCCGATATCGCCGCGCAAACGAACCTGTTGGCATTGAACGCCACTATCGAAGCCGCGCGGGCCGGTGAAGCGGGCAAGGGCTTTGCCATCGTGGCGCAGGAAGTCAAGAATCTGTCCGCCCAGACCGCCGAGGCAACCGAGCAGATTTCGGGCCAGATCAACGGGCTGCAACAGGCCACAGAGCGGGCGGTGCGCGCAAATGATGATATCTCCAAGACGATTGAGCAGGTGAGCGAAATTTCCACCGCTATTGCGGCTGCCGTTGAGCAACAAAGTGCCGCCACGCGGGAAATTTCCGCCAATATCGAAGAAGCCGCCGTTGGCACGCAAGATGTCAGCCGGGGTGTGTCGGAAGTGAAGGAAGCAACGACCGTTACGGAAGACACCGCCAAGGAAGTGCTCGCCGTTTCCGAAAATCTGGTTCAGCAGGAAGGCAGCCTTGCTTCCTTGCGCGAAGAACTTGTGCGTTTCATGGGCGAAGTGCGCAAGGTGGGGTGA
- a CDS encoding LuxR family transcriptional regulator has protein sequence MSETPDRFLLLRETIFREIKEAENVEKAVFGLRDGYRLGHVTYHMAQTVTADMHIDSPFVRTTYPPDWIAVYLTRSYVTVDPVVKEGLKRSLPFDWSEIEPTEEAMQLMAEFQIHGMGEHGFSIPITDKVGRRALLSVNSRQGESNWAEFVKSFRQDWMELAHVLHKKAIIELFGDEDPVPVLSPRELEILHWSAQGKDYKEIAMIVGISEHTVRTYMRSARYKLNCSNMSQAVARAITLRLI, from the coding sequence ATGAGCGAAACTCCCGACAGATTTCTACTGCTGCGCGAAACGATCTTCAGAGAAATCAAAGAAGCAGAGAATGTCGAGAAGGCAGTCTTCGGACTGCGTGATGGCTATCGCCTTGGGCATGTGACCTATCATATGGCGCAAACCGTGACTGCCGATATGCATATCGACTCCCCGTTCGTGCGCACGACCTACCCACCAGACTGGATTGCGGTCTATCTGACCAGAAGCTATGTCACCGTTGATCCGGTGGTCAAGGAAGGGCTCAAACGCAGCTTGCCGTTTGATTGGTCCGAAATTGAGCCAACGGAAGAAGCAATGCAATTGATGGCTGAATTTCAGATTCATGGCATGGGGGAACACGGCTTTTCCATCCCGATCACAGACAAAGTCGGGCGCCGGGCGCTGTTGTCGGTGAATTCCCGACAAGGAGAGAGCAACTGGGCCGAATTCGTTAAATCTTTCCGGCAGGACTGGATGGAGCTTGCGCATGTTCTGCACAAAAAAGCCATTATCGAACTGTTTGGCGATGAAGATCCTGTACCGGTTCTGAGCCCGCGAGAACTGGAAATTCTGCATTGGTCGGCACAAGGCAAGGATTATAAGGAAATTGCCATGATCGTCGGCATTTCTGAACATACCGTGCGCACCTACATGCGCTCGGCCCGCTATAAGCTCAATTGCTCGAACATGTCGCAGGCCGTTGCCAGAGCCATCACTCTGCGTTTGATCTGA